The following proteins are encoded in a genomic region of Candidatus Dependentiae bacterium:
- the recA gene encoding recombinase RecA: MHEIDLPVDAAKKKALEVTFAQIDKQYGNGAIMLLGQNPNSNVEVISTGSLLIDQAIGVGGLPKGRIIEIYGPEASGKTTLALHVIAQAQKQGGICAFIDAEHALDPAHASKLGIHIDDLIVSQPDYGEQALDIAEMLVRSGAVDVIVIDSVAALVPKAELEGDMGDVHMGLQARLMSQALRKLTPVVHKSKTILIFINQIRQNINAMAYGPKETTTGGNALKFYASLRLDVRRIASLKNAEGHFGNRIVVKVAKNKVAAPFKQVELDLLFNEGISRELDLLDAALYYKIITQSGSWLALDGTNFAQGRDQALKLFKSDKDLASKIYAKVCDKLAKNAPMVIADGE; this comes from the coding sequence ATGCATGAGATAGACTTGCCTGTCGATGCAGCGAAAAAGAAGGCTCTTGAAGTTACTTTTGCGCAAATCGATAAGCAGTACGGCAATGGTGCCATTATGCTTCTGGGGCAAAATCCTAACTCCAACGTAGAAGTGATTTCAACAGGATCTCTGTTGATCGACCAAGCTATTGGGGTTGGCGGCTTGCCAAAGGGCAGAATCATTGAAATCTATGGCCCTGAAGCCTCAGGTAAAACAACCTTAGCTTTGCATGTTATTGCTCAGGCTCAAAAACAAGGCGGCATTTGTGCATTTATTGATGCTGAACATGCCTTAGACCCTGCACATGCGTCAAAGTTGGGTATTCATATTGACGATTTAATCGTTTCTCAGCCTGACTATGGCGAACAAGCGCTGGATATTGCAGAAATGCTTGTTCGTTCTGGTGCGGTTGACGTTATCGTTATCGACTCAGTTGCGGCTTTGGTTCCTAAAGCTGAACTTGAAGGCGATATGGGCGACGTTCATATGGGTCTACAGGCTCGATTGATGTCCCAAGCTTTGAGAAAATTAACCCCTGTGGTTCATAAATCAAAGACGATTTTGATTTTTATCAATCAAATTAGACAAAATATCAATGCTATGGCGTATGGGCCTAAAGAGACCACCACTGGTGGCAACGCATTGAAGTTCTATGCTTCTTTACGTTTAGATGTACGTAGAATTGCAAGTTTAAAGAATGCAGAAGGCCATTTTGGCAACAGAATTGTGGTTAAAGTAGCTAAAAATAAGGTAGCTGCTCCATTCAAGCAAGTCGAATTGGACCTTCTATTTAACGAAGGTATCAGCCGTGAGCTTGATTTGTTAGATGCTGCTTTATATTACAAAATCATTACGCAATCTGGTTCTTGGTTGGCGCTTGACGGCACTAACTTTGCACAAGGGCGCGATCAGGCTCTAAAGTTATTTAAGTCTGATAAAGATCTTGCAAGTAAAATTTATGCTAAAGTATGTGATAAGTTAGCTAAAAATGCTCCTATGGTTATTGCTGATGGCGAATAG
- the infC gene encoding translation initiation factor IF-3, which translates to MKEHKETLPLMNEQIRAVTMQMIDHEGVNVGVVPRAQALRMAEEAGLDLVLLSEGKDGVPVVKIMNLGKVLYEKKKKQSESKKHQKVIQVKEIKLSPKIGEHDYQTKMNQAIQFLKDGKRLKVTLFFKGRENVLKHERGTELFEKINKSFDDAGLTKNLVQEKDSKLGQYWSRIYYLKTGK; encoded by the coding sequence TTGAAAGAACATAAAGAAACATTACCGTTGATGAATGAGCAAATTCGTGCTGTTACTATGCAAATGATTGATCATGAAGGGGTCAATGTTGGTGTAGTGCCACGCGCTCAAGCGTTACGTATGGCTGAAGAAGCTGGCTTGGATTTAGTATTGCTTTCTGAAGGTAAAGATGGAGTGCCTGTTGTTAAGATTATGAATCTTGGCAAGGTGCTTTATGAAAAGAAGAAGAAACAATCTGAGTCTAAGAAGCATCAAAAAGTAATTCAAGTTAAAGAAATCAAATTAAGTCCTAAAATTGGCGAGCATGATTATCAAACAAAGATGAATCAAGCTATACAGTTTTTAAAGGATGGCAAACGTTTAAAAGTTACGCTTTTCTTTAAAGGACGTGAAAATGTCCTTAAGCATGAGCGTGGTACTGAGTTATTTGAAAAAATTAACAAGAGTTTCGATGATGCTGGTTTGACTAAGAACTTAGTGCAAGAAAAAGATTCTAAGCTTGGACAGTACTGGTCTAGAATTTATTATTTAAAAACAGGCAAATAA
- the rpmI gene encoding 50S ribosomal protein L35, whose amino-acid sequence MPKMKTRSAAKKRFKKVGGSKSIKIKRGKAFRRHLLTSKSRKTKRDLRGVAYVSKADFKHILGLLPY is encoded by the coding sequence ATGCCAAAAATGAAAACGCGCTCAGCGGCAAAAAAGAGATTTAAAAAAGTTGGTGGCAGCAAGAGCATTAAGATTAAAAGAGGCAAAGCTTTTAGACGTCATCTTTTAACTTCAAAAAGCAGAAAAACTAAACGTGATTTACGTGGCGTTGCTTACGTGAGCAAGGCTGACTTTAAGCACATTCTAGGGTTGTTACCTTATTAG
- a CDS encoding 50S ribosomal protein L20 yields MTRVKRGTVTKKRHKRLLKQTKGFWGQRKNVFKQASDTLLRALAFATKGRD; encoded by the coding sequence ATGACAAGAGTCAAACGCGGTACAGTAACCAAGAAAAGACATAAACGCCTACTCAAACAAACCAAAGGTTTTTGGGGCCAACGTAAAAACGTATTCAAACAAGCTTCTGATACATTGCTACGCGCACTTGCTTTTGCTACCAAGGGTAGAGACTAA
- a CDS encoding cell division protein ZapA, translated as MIKNVKNYKVTIFGDQYSLMSDESEETIVQAAALVDSLMREIAQYSKVSDGKKIAVLTALRIASRVSALESEHEMIKHHKEKLIDQIDQELFSV; from the coding sequence ATGATTAAAAATGTTAAAAATTATAAAGTAACTATTTTTGGCGATCAATACAGTTTGATGAGCGACGAGTCTGAAGAGACTATAGTTCAAGCGGCTGCATTGGTTGACTCTCTTATGAGGGAAATAGCTCAGTATTCAAAAGTTTCAGATGGTAAAAAGATTGCTGTGTTAACAGCATTACGTATTGCCTCCAGGGTTTCGGCTCTAGAATCTGAACACGAAATGATTAAGCATCACAAAGAAAAGCTCATCGATCAAATTGATCAAGAGCTTTTTTCTGTTTAG
- the rny gene encoding ribonuclease Y: MADFNLIFSVIAGASLLGGFLLLFYAKKKITLAQTLHGDVQSQWKNTKRDIENERREATLKIKDEIYKKRSEFEFELKRERLDFDRLQNKINLKVEAIEKKEQQIDDLRQEVQRKERDLSRIEDGLRASETKLKNVYNELIVKLERIAGMSRDEARQALFDTLDAEVKLTNQKWIAKVEEEAKQTAKEKANKIVVTAMQRYTSDAVAIHSSGVVHLPNEEMKGRIIGKEGRNIKALEMATGMEFVIGETPEIITISGFNPIRREIAKRTLEKLISDGRINPTRIEETVAQCEKELDEIIQEYGKDAVLEFNLQGVHQEIVTLLGKLFFRTSYSQNVLIHCKEVGVFSRMIAEELGLDGAIALRAGLLHDIGKAVTAEVEGPHATIGGDIAKRCGEDPLVVNAIAAHHEEVMFSSIYAPIVVIADTISASRPGARRETLTAYIKRLEKLEEIAGHYEGVKKAYALQAGREIRIIVEEDRLTDEQAMVLAHSIARRIEQEMSFPGQIKVNVIREKRAIEYAR; encoded by the coding sequence ATGGCAGATTTTAATTTGATATTCAGCGTGATTGCTGGAGCTAGCCTTCTGGGTGGCTTTTTATTATTGTTTTATGCAAAAAAGAAAATAACCCTTGCGCAAACGTTGCATGGTGACGTGCAAAGCCAATGGAAAAACACTAAGCGTGATATCGAAAACGAACGTCGCGAAGCAACGTTGAAGATTAAAGATGAGATCTATAAAAAACGTAGTGAGTTTGAGTTTGAATTAAAGCGTGAACGTTTGGATTTTGATCGTTTGCAAAATAAAATTAATCTAAAAGTCGAAGCAATCGAGAAAAAAGAACAACAGATCGATGATTTACGGCAAGAAGTCCAAAGAAAAGAGCGTGATCTTTCACGTATAGAGGATGGATTGCGCGCTAGTGAAACTAAACTTAAAAATGTATATAATGAATTGATTGTCAAATTAGAACGAATCGCTGGTATGTCTCGTGATGAAGCGCGCCAAGCGCTTTTTGACACTCTTGATGCGGAAGTAAAACTCACCAATCAAAAGTGGATTGCAAAGGTTGAGGAAGAAGCCAAGCAAACGGCAAAAGAAAAAGCTAATAAAATTGTAGTGACCGCTATGCAACGTTACACATCAGATGCAGTAGCTATTCATTCCTCTGGCGTTGTCCACTTGCCTAATGAAGAGATGAAAGGTCGCATTATTGGTAAAGAAGGTCGCAACATTAAAGCTCTTGAAATGGCGACTGGCATGGAATTCGTGATTGGTGAAACGCCTGAAATCATTACTATCTCTGGCTTTAATCCAATACGACGCGAAATAGCAAAACGTACCTTAGAAAAATTGATTTCTGATGGTCGTATTAATCCTACTCGTATTGAAGAAACCGTTGCGCAATGCGAAAAAGAGTTGGACGAGATTATTCAAGAATATGGCAAAGATGCCGTGCTTGAATTTAATCTTCAAGGTGTTCATCAAGAAATTGTTACTTTATTAGGTAAATTATTCTTCAGAACAAGTTATTCCCAAAACGTACTTATCCATTGTAAAGAAGTGGGTGTATTCTCTCGTATGATTGCAGAAGAATTAGGCCTTGATGGTGCTATAGCGCTACGCGCAGGGTTATTGCATGATATTGGTAAAGCGGTAACGGCGGAAGTTGAAGGACCTCACGCAACCATTGGTGGCGACATAGCAAAACGTTGTGGCGAAGACCCATTGGTTGTCAATGCTATTGCGGCACATCATGAAGAAGTTATGTTCTCCTCTATCTATGCGCCGATTGTGGTGATTGCTGATACTATTTCTGCATCACGTCCTGGAGCGCGTCGCGAAACATTGACCGCCTATATTAAGCGTCTTGAAAAATTAGAAGAGATCGCTGGTCATTATGAAGGCGTTAAAAAAGCATACGCATTACAAGCAGGCCGCGAAATAAGAATTATTGTGGAAGAAGATAGATTGACCGATGAGCAAGCAATGGTATTGGCCCATAGTATTGCGCGACGTATTGAGCAAGAAATGAGCTTCCCTGGTCAAATAAAAGTTAATGTCATCAGAGAAAAACGCGCTATCGAATACGCAAGGTAA